From Methanosarcinales archaeon, one genomic window encodes:
- a CDS encoding FMN-binding glutamate synthase family protein, whose protein sequence is MSLTRINATAATLTKNRTEGSVSPLSGMCVTCVDGCIGMCEIGKSAYRGSEVIYPQPYGITTSASEKDYPIDLSHFTILGTAVGAHGIEANSEVAIFPNVNLEVAIGKDKNIKLRLPFIIPGLGSTAVASNNWDGLAIGSAMAGIPLTIGENVCGMDPDSVIENGRVVHSPDLASRVKLYKDWQRDGYGDIILQANVEDTGLGVQEYGLEKLGVETVELKWGQGAKDIGGEVKLNTLDRAQLLRRRGYVVLPDPMDPDVIAAFNTGSFHEFERHSRIGMVTEEGFMSRVKELRDAGAKHVFLKTGAYRPADLARAVKYASKAELDLLTVDGAGGGTGMSPWRMMNEWGMPQVEIYSLLYQYLKKLDDRGEYVPDVAVAGGITLEDQVVKALALGAPYFKLVGMARAPLAAAMVGKTIGSKINEGRVPVYISRFGKSVDEIFISAPELKKMYNGRYDGIPPGAIGVYTYFQRLAQGMRQMMTGNRKFALQYIERDDIAALTREAAEVSGISHVMDVDKDEVETILNS, encoded by the coding sequence TGTGCGAGATCGGTAAGTCTGCATACCGGGGCTCGGAGGTAATTTACCCCCAGCCCTACGGGATCACTACTTCGGCTTCTGAAAAGGACTATCCAATAGATCTGAGCCATTTCACCATCCTGGGGACCGCAGTAGGGGCTCATGGAATTGAGGCAAACAGCGAAGTTGCCATTTTCCCGAACGTGAACCTTGAGGTGGCAATCGGCAAGGATAAGAACATTAAACTGAGACTGCCGTTCATCATTCCAGGTCTTGGCAGCACAGCAGTTGCCAGCAATAACTGGGACGGACTTGCCATTGGTTCTGCCATGGCAGGCATACCTCTGACAATTGGCGAAAATGTGTGCGGTATGGACCCTGACTCTGTCATAGAGAATGGAAGGGTGGTGCATTCACCTGACCTTGCCAGCAGGGTCAAACTGTACAAGGACTGGCAGCGGGACGGATACGGTGACATCATTCTTCAGGCCAATGTGGAGGATACGGGCCTGGGCGTCCAGGAGTATGGTCTGGAAAAACTGGGTGTGGAGACCGTTGAACTGAAATGGGGCCAGGGAGCCAAGGATATTGGCGGCGAGGTAAAGCTCAATACCCTGGATCGGGCACAGCTGCTGCGCAGACGTGGGTATGTTGTATTGCCTGATCCAATGGATCCTGACGTTATTGCTGCTTTCAATACTGGCAGTTTCCATGAGTTCGAGAGGCACAGCCGGATCGGCATGGTGACAGAGGAAGGATTCATGAGCCGTGTAAAGGAACTGAGAGATGCCGGTGCCAAGCACGTGTTCCTAAAGACCGGTGCATACAGGCCGGCAGACCTGGCCAGGGCAGTGAAGTATGCCAGCAAGGCTGAACTTGACCTGCTTACCGTGGACGGTGCCGGCGGCGGTACAGGTATGAGTCCCTGGAGAATGATGAACGAATGGGGTATGCCCCAGGTTGAGATCTACTCACTGCTGTACCAGTATCTGAAGAAGCTGGACGATCGCGGCGAGTATGTGCCCGACGTAGCTGTAGCAGGCGGTATTACCCTTGAGGACCAGGTCGTGAAGGCACTGGCTCTGGGAGCACCGTACTTCAAGCTAGTCGGTATGGCCAGGGCACCCCTGGCAGCGGCCATGGTTGGCAAGACCATTGGCAGTAAGATCAATGAGGGACGCGTACCTGTGTATATCAGCAGGTTCGGCAAATCTGTTGATGAGATATTCATATCAGCTCCTGAACTGAAGAAGATGTATAATGGCAGATATGACGGGATCCCGCCAGGTGCTATAGGTGTGTACACGTACTTCCAGAGGCTTGCTCAGGGTATGCGTCAGATGATGACAGGCAACAGGAAGTTCGCTCTGCAATATATTGAAAGAGACGATATTGCAGCCCTTACCAGAGAAGCGGCTGAGGTTTCCGGCATCTCCCATGTGATGGATGTGGACAAGGACGAAGTGGAAACGATCCTGAATTCCTGA
- a CDS encoding NgoFVII family restriction endonuclease, translating into MNNNIIAPNIIDNSPDREFIKVVKDQLKRSKEAKFAIGYFFLSGFSLVNDDFPEPDRYTSEPFLQIVMGDETTYPTKEELVAGYNLKDIFKQRMIEELQKTEPNEEKIIHLSTLREFIANNIIDVRLFDKSRLHAKLYLFLTSPDEEFSSPGLAAVGSSNFTSSGLTTNRELNVLLTSREEVRYLEKWFDNLWEDAIEFREDLLKVIDLSGVLPDSPYPKIGQMVEPEILFKYLVYNWFEGRVLNLLKKDILMEFQLVGVVNAVNILNFYNGVILADSVGLGKSFMASAVIEEFIYGKHPTWTANDEKEPSVLLILPPSVISQWEELLIGEIGEDIRIRLSSGEKVNVTSGYFLTNRLKKV; encoded by the coding sequence ATGAACAATAATATAATTGCACCAAATATTATAGATAACAGCCCAGATAGGGAATTCATAAAGGTTGTTAAAGACCAACTTAAAAGATCTAAGGAAGCAAAATTTGCCATTGGTTATTTCTTCCTTAGCGGTTTCTCACTTGTAAATGATGATTTTCCTGAACCTGATAGATATACAAGTGAACCATTTTTGCAGATTGTAATGGGGGATGAAACCACTTATCCGACAAAAGAAGAATTGGTTGCAGGATATAATTTAAAAGATATCTTCAAACAACGGATGATAGAAGAACTACAAAAAACTGAACCGAATGAAGAAAAAATAATACATCTTTCAACTCTTAGAGAGTTTATAGCCAATAATATTATCGATGTAAGGCTTTTTGACAAGTCAAGACTTCATGCAAAGTTGTATTTGTTCTTAACCAGTCCTGATGAAGAATTCTCATCTCCAGGTCTGGCTGCTGTGGGTTCATCTAATTTTACCTCAAGTGGTCTAACTACAAACAGGGAATTGAATGTGTTACTTACTTCAAGGGAAGAAGTTCGGTATTTAGAAAAGTGGTTTGATAATCTTTGGGAAGATGCAATTGAATTCAGAGAAGACTTATTGAAGGTTATTGACCTTTCAGGAGTTTTGCCAGACAGTCCTTATCCAAAGATAGGTCAGATGGTAGAACCTGAAATATTGTTTAAGTATCTTGTTTATAACTGGTTTGAAGGACGTGTTTTAAATCTACTTAAGAAAGATATTCTGATGGAATTTCAGCTTGTTGGAGTGGTGAATGCTGTCAATATACTCAATTTCTATAATGGTGTTATACTGGCGGATTCTGTAGGATTGGGTAAGAGTTTTATGGCTTCTGCTGTAATTGAGGAATTCATTTATGGAAAACACCCCACATGGACTGCAAATGATGAAAAAGAACCTTCTGTCTTATTGATTTTACCACCTTCTGTAATATCTCAATGGGAAGAGTTATTGATTGGTGAGATAGGTGAGGATATAAGGATTCGATTATCTTCAGGCGAAAAAGTGAATGTTACTTCTGGTTATTTCCTTACAAACAGGTTAAAGAAAGTCA
- a CDS encoding nucleotidyltransferase domain-containing protein: protein MTFWFISMDNLMVNSYKIKLAKRYSDLLKNVLDDNLISTFLYGSVVRNEDNESSDIDLMAIVNKSPAAEQLKILGESGRFNEIKGFGDFKDISCAILTQDNFLNLLELGAPREAVNPLREAVVLLDTGFIEGLKKQLEDGYISLRKDAYRDYLRYGDIRRSYLMRSIENEDLEAARSDAAAAASHYLRAYFLCEAGEMIVSKRALVEGIHEGCPGIARVYDGVFGGELDVDVVLDSLDEIREWVTEHIFALKNRG, encoded by the coding sequence ATGACCTTTTGGTTCATATCAATGGATAATCTTATGGTAAATTCTTATAAAATAAAACTGGCAAAAAGGTATTCAGATTTATTGAAAAACGTGCTGGACGATAATTTAATTTCAACTTTTTTATACGGTTCAGTGGTTCGAAATGAGGATAACGAATCAAGTGATATTGATCTAATGGCGATTGTTAATAAAAGTCCTGCTGCTGAGCAATTGAAGATTCTTGGAGAATCCGGGCGATTTAATGAAATTAAGGGTTTTGGAGATTTCAAGGATATTTCCTGTGCAATTCTGACACAAGATAACTTTTTAAATCTTCTCGAACTGGGTGCACCAAGGGAAGCAGTCAACCCTCTAAGAGAAGCTGTTGTATTATTGGATACCGGATTTATTGAAGGTCTTAAGAAGCAACTCGAAGACGGTTATATTTCTCTGAGGAAAGATGCATACCGGGATTATTTACGATATGGGGATATCCGCCGATCATATCTGATGAGAAGTATTGAGAATGAGGACCTGGAGGCCGCCCGCTCAGATGCTGCGGCGGCTGCGTCTCATTATCTGCGTGCGTATTTTCTTTGTGAGGCTGGAGAGATGATTGTCTCAAAGAGGGCGCTGGTTGAGGGGATACATGAGGGGTGTCCTGGGATTGCGAGGGTGTATGATGGGGTTTTTGGGGGGGAGCTTGATGTGGATGTTGTATTGGATTCGCTGGATGAGATAAGGGAGTGGGTGACTGAGCATATTTTTGCTTTGAAAAACCGCGGATGA